A region of the Mycobacteriales bacterium genome:
TCCTGGCCGGCCTGAGCGTCAGTGTCATGCCGGCGGCGACCGCGGGTGAGCCGGGCGCCACGCCGTTCGTCCAGGTCCGCATCGACCAGGTCACTCCGCAGGTCGTTACCACCACCAGCGAGCCGGTGGTGACCGTCGCCGGGACTCTGACCAACATCGGCGACCGCCCGGTCCACGACGTGATGATCCGCCTGGAGCACGCGCCTGCGGTGCCCGCGTCGACGGGACTGCGCACCGACCTCGACGGCGACACCGATCAGTATCAGACCGCGATGGACTTCGCGACGGTGTCTCCCGTGCTGCAGCGTGGCCAGAAGGCGAAGTTCTCGTTGTCGGCCCCGATGCGGTCGGTGACCAGCCATTCGCTGGACGTCGCAGCGCCCGGCGTTTACCCGCTGCTGGTCAACGTCAACGGCACACCCGACTACGGCGCACCGGCCCGGCTGGACAACGCCCGCTTCCTGTTGCCCGTGCTGGGCGTGCCGCCCGACCCGTTGAACACCGCCGGCGGCGCCGCGGGTGCGCTGGACACCGTGGTCGTGCCCGACACCTCCAAACCCGTTCCGGTCACCATGCTGTGGCCGCTGGCCGACCGGCCCCGGCTGGCGCCCGGCGTTCCGGGCGGCACAATTCCGGTCCGCCTGACGGACGACGACCTGGCCACGTCGCTGGCCGCCGGCGGCCGGCTGGACGTGCTGCTGTCCGCCGCCGAATTCGCCACCAGCCACGACGTCGACCCGGACGGCGCAGTCGGGCGCTCGGTATGCCTGGCCGTCGACCCGGATCTGCTGGTCACCGTGAACGCGATGACGGCCGGCTATGTGGTTTCCGACGGAGTCCCCGGTTCACCCGCCGGACGCGCGCAGGAGCCGGGCACCCCGACGCATCCCGGGACCGGGCAGGCCGCGGCGACCACCTGGCTGAACCGGCTGCGCGGGCTGGCGCACCGGACCTGCATCGCGCCGCTGCCCTACGCGCAAGCCGACCTGGACGCCGTCCAGCGGATCGGGGACCCCGGCCTCAGCGCGGCCGCGACCGGCGCTGCCGGCGACATCGTCGACCAGATCCTGGGAGTCGTCGCGGTCCGCGGCGCCACCTTGATCCCCGACGGCGCACTGACCCGACGCGGCGTCGACCTGCTCAGCGCCAACGGCAATACCGTGGTGGTCGCACCCGCGGACCCCGCTGCCGGCGACTCCAGCGCCCCGCTGCCGACCACCCCGGACACCGCACCACGACGGCTGTCGCCGCAAGTGGTGATCGCGCCGTTCGACCCCGCCATCGGCGCCGCGTTCGCAGCCGCCGGCGCCGATCCGGTGGCGCCCGGCTACCTGAGCTCCGCCTTGCTGGTCCGGCTTCGGCACGACTCCGACGTCGCGCGGCGTCAGGACGCGCTGGGCGCGATGCTGTGGCGGGCGCTGCAGCCGAAAATCAACCCGCGCGGCCAGGTTCTACTGCCGCCGACCAACTGGAACCTGCGGCCCGAGGATGCGGGCGCGATCATGACCACGCTGGCGACGGCGATCCGGTCCGGCCTGGCGGTGCCACGCCCGCTTCCGGCGCTGATCGCGGAGGCGTCGGCCGTACCGCCGGCCAACGGGACGCCGCAACCGGATGCCGATGCCGGTGGACGGGGCCGGTTCAGCGACGCCGTCGTCGGCAAGATCTCCGGTGAAATGGCCCGGCTGGCCGGCCTGACCTCGGCCCTGACCGCCGACGCGCGGAGCGGTCTTTCCGGCGCCAGTTACACCGCGCCGTTACGCGAGGACATGCTGCGCGCGGTCAGCCAGGCCGACCGGCCCGACACCCGTAACGGGCTCGCTCAGCAGCGCCTCGACGTGCTCGGTCACGCGCTCGACGACCTGTTCGGCGCGGTCACCATCGTCACCCCGGCCGGGTCGTACACGCTGGCCACCGAACACAGCCCGTTGCCGCTGGCCCTGCACAACGGGCTGGCGGTGCCGATCCGGGTGCGGCTGCACCTCGACGTGCCGCCCGGGATGACGGTGACCGATCCGGGCGAGATCGAGTTGCCGCCGGGATACCTGCCGATGCGGGTACCGATCGAGGTCAACTTCACCCAGCGCGTCGCGATCGATGTCGCACTGCACACTCCGGACGGTGTGCCGCTGGGTGAGCCGGTGCGGCTCTCGGTGCATTCCAACGCCTACGGCAAGGTGCTGTTCGCGATCACGATGAGCGCGGCCGCCGTGCTGGTGGCGCTGGCGGGACGGCGGCTGTGGCACCGCTTCCGCGGACAGCCCGACCGCGCCGACCTGGACCGGCCGGACCCGCCGGACGCCGAGCATCCAGACGCCGAACATTCGGTCGACGAAGAGCTGGACGCATGAGCCACGCCCTGCCCCCGCGCAGCGTCCGGCACCATCCCGGGCCGCCGACCGGGCCGCTGCCGCCGACCGGCCATGTGCCGGCACAGAGCACCTCGCCACAGCCCCGACCGGAGCTCTCCGACGCGGCGCTGGTGTCCCGGTCGTGGGGCATGGCGCTGGCGACCCTGGTCAGTCGCGTCACGGGTTTTGCCCGGATCGTGCTGTTGGCCGCTCTCCTGGGTGCGGCGCTGTCCAGCGCGTTCACGGTGGCCAACCAACTGCCGAACTTGGTCGCCGCGCTGGTGCTGGAGGCGACGTTCACCGCGATCTTCGTGCCGGTGCTCGCCCGCGCCGAGCAGGATGACGCCGACGGCGGTGCGG
Encoded here:
- a CDS encoding lipid II flippase MurJ, with amino-acid sequence MSHALPPRSVRHHPGPPTGPLPPTGHVPAQSTSPQPRPELSDAALVSRSWGMALATLVSRVTGFARIVLLAALLGAALSSAFTVANQLPNLVAALVLEATFTAIFVPVLARAEQDDADGGAAFVRRLVTLATTLLLGTTLLSVAAAPLLVELMLGRNPQVNAPLTVAFA